One Aquarana catesbeiana isolate 2022-GZ linkage group LG04, ASM4218655v1, whole genome shotgun sequence genomic region harbors:
- the SCLY gene encoding selenocysteine lyase isoform X2 produces MADTEEKKTLEDTEKHSKKRIYLDYNATTPLSAEVVKAVTEALQEAWGNPSSSYSAGCMAKQLIDKARAHIASMVKGKPEDIIFTSGGTEANNMVLFSAVEQFNIRAKESSSNGVDKALPHIITSNVEHDSIVLPLQHLQRAHRAEVTFVPVSTTTGRVEIDDVIATLRPNTCLVSVMLANNETGVIMPVGELSQRLAPISKQRASQGLPAILLHTDAAQALGKIRVDVQELQVNYLTIVGHKEPETNEELNVSTPITPAHRPKKRKNLWEATTLFLTKATTAVQWKPDESDAFGIITANKLKEMSEEQRQFAESLLPEVLNQGVRGELTRYTHMSHMSLQHIHICRSTNHHHDSYPPNPHNIQHIVCGMIHNGNIYNMSTNLQHFYLVTCPNS; encoded by the exons ATGGCAGACACTGAAGAAAAGAAGACCCTGGAGGACACAGAAAAACACTCCAAAAA GAGGATCTACTTGGACTACAATGCAACTACCCCTCTGTCTGCAGAAGTGGTCAAGGCAGTGACAGAAGCTCTGCAAGAGGCCTGGGGAAATCCCAGCAGCAGCTACAGTGCAG GATGTATGGCCAAGCAACTAATAGACAAAGCCCGGGCACACATTGCCAGCATGGTAAAAGGAAAACCAGAAGACATCATCTTCACCTCTGGAGGAACAGAA GCCAACAATATGGTATTATTTTCGGCTGTGGAACAATTCAATATAAGAGCCAAAGAAAGTTCCAGTAACGGTGTGGACAAGGCACTGCCACACATCATTACTTCCAATGTGGAGCATGATTCTATTGTACTACCTCTTCAACACCTGCAGAGGGCGCACAGAGCCG AGGTGACTTTTGTGCCAGTATCCACTACTACGGGACGAGTGGAGATTGATGATGTTATTGCAACTCTTCGTCCTAACACATGTCTAGTGTCTGTCATGTTGGCAAATAATGAAACTGGCGTTATCATG CCTGTGGGTGAACTGTCACAACGGCTTGCACCCATTTCTAAACAGCGTGCTAGCCAGGGGCTCCCCGCAATCTTGTTACACACAGATGCAGCACAGGCACTGGGAAAGATCAGAGTGGATGTTCAAGAACTACAAGTCAATTATTTAACCATTGTGGGACACAAG GAACCGGAAACAAATGAGGAATTAAATGTGTCCACTCCAATAACACCAGCGCACCGGCCTAAAAAGAGGAAGAACCTGTGGGAGGCAACTACTTTATTTCTTACCAAGGCAACTACTGCCGTTCAATGGAAGCCTGATGAGTCAGATGCTTTTGGCATCATCACAGCCAACAAGCTGAAAGAAATGTCTGAGGAGCAAAGACAGTTTGCAGAGAGTTTGCTCCCTGAAGTCCTGAACCAAGGGGTTAGGGGAGAATTGACACGATATACACATATGTCACATATGTCACTCCAACATATACACATATGTCGGAGTACAAATCACCACCATGACAGCTATCCACCGAACCCTCACAACATACAGCACATAGTTTGTGGTATGATTCACAATGGCAATATCTACAACATGAGCACCAACCTTCAACATTTTTATTTGGTTACTTGTCCAAATAGTTGA